TGACCAGCTGCTCCCTGCTACTGATCCCATAAAGTTTGCAAACCAATTCTGTGAGCTAAAGTAGCCGGTGTTTGCAACCTCCAAGAACCTATACCTGGAGAGAACTCTGAAGATCCCAGCAGAACTCCAGCAATATACCTCTGATCAGCTCAAAGAAAGTGGCTGGTTCTTCCTGGAGAGAAACCTGGCAGAGGTCAATGCATCTTGGGTAAGGGAATTTTACTGCAATTACTTCATCACTTCCCTGGATGCAGTGAACCTAAGAGAAAAGCAGATACTGGCCACTGAAGAGGCCATTGCGGACATTCTGCAGCTCCCACCCAAGTTCGATGAGCCTGATGGGTACAAACAGGCTGAGGAGGACATGCGTTTCATGaagtttgattgggatgctgtCAAGGCCAGGATAGCCCTTGACCCGACTGTTCCATGGGAATTGGGTCAGGACACCACCATGCCTAAGGGAATTAAGCGGGCTTActtaaatgatgaggctcggctaTAGCATCAGATCTTGAGCAACTATGTTATGCCGAGTACCCATGAGACAGAGATACCAGCCGCTATGGTCACCCTCCtttggtgtgtgatggagggtaaggacctgtacCTGCCACGCTTTATCCGGTCCTACATGGCCAGGTCCACGTCCGAGGCACTATTCCCTTTCCCTATTTGGTTACACAGCTGGGCCGTCGTGCTGACGTGCCTTGGGAGGATGCCGATGAGAGGTCACCTGCTGCTGAGTGCAGGAAGAttattcctcatagtaggaactTTCTGGCTTTGGGCTACAGACCCCCACCCTTCACTGCTACTGACGAGACAGCTACACCTTCCGCTGGTCCTTCTTCCTCCACAGCTACCCCTGCTACCACTACTGCACCTCCACCTGCCTCGGAGCCAATTTATCACCTAGTGCACCGCTTGTTTCAGCAGCTAGATAGGATGGAGTGCCGCAACCGGCACAGGTATGAGAGATCTGAGCGTCGCAGCCGGCGACGTTATGAGCACCTGAAGCTGTTGATTCGATCTGGCAgcgacatcccctccgagcctgaCACACCATCAGAGCCATCTGGGGAGGAGGAGGATGTGCACGAGGAGGAGACCCATCCTCAGAGAGAGGCTGTGCAGGCAGGCTCAGAGCAGACTGCACCCCAGCAGGAGGACCCACCTCAGATTCAGGCTGCAGATCCCGAGATCCCTAGACAGTCAGCACCTCCTCTGCAGCAGCCGGATCCTCAGACCACCACCACAGAGACACCAGCTACCCATCCTTCTGGAGCTGACACTCCTTCACACCCAGCCTGAGTGAGCATCAAGGACGATGCtttattttaagtgtggggaggtcgccatctctggcatactattttggtgaaccactacagacccttcttttttttattttggctatttttctatatttttctctttatttttatttttattttctgagtacttatacattgctactttcatgtatttttactctatttctgcattttgcactttagttcatattttagctatttagtttagtttgcaGTTCTAACTTATTAGCTATAGAGtatgtggattaattagtatagtttacccttttggcATATAATAGTTTAATTTGATCAAAATAAAAGGAGTAGACTAGGAAATTTAAACAAGATCAAAACAATCCACACACTTTGTATATAAAGTATTACATCATGTAGTTAAGTTAACAATATTTCATCAAGAAGGAACACTAAAACTTTAGCCatccaatatattttacattgagaataatgggaatttttaactaaacctCCATGACATACATaattgatatatgatttttgagtttgagaACATACAGCCTGTGAGTTAGGTGAGAAGCTTTACTTTAGAaattatgtatgttaggtgagatcttggACTGattaaggattcacttattagctcacttagccttatacatatacccttacctttaccttggccccattacaacctcaattaaagacctcatgatttttggtatgtctatattttataattgttgattggttagatgaagaacaaagttatagaaagcaaggataaaaagaagaatagagtgattaacccaataaatactgagtgattagagagtaaacaaaaaatctagtgagggttcaataactCATTAACATATATCTATgcttaatttgttaattgtcttgcaagtttataaaatatttttcttcccaTCTAAAGTGTAAAAGTGCTTTGacattatctaaggttggctatgTATATATGATCCCTTGAGAATGCGAAttgatttaactacatgtaagctttatatatgagtgaataaaattagaattgcatTTAGATTAGAATTGCATTGCATGGCATTCAACCACTTCAACCTTACTTTTTACCTTGGacatagcatgaggacatgccaTTACTTAAgcgtggggaggttgataaacccatattttgtgatatattttgtgcttagtttaagtgatttattcaatccttcacctacttattcatattaattacaTGGTTTTACTCTCcattccttattatgtgatgtatgtgaaaaacatgtttcctatgctttaagattaattattttaattacctatATTACCATTCGGTGCCGTCATTAGTATGTTGAgcagtttcagatcttctaaggtaggaatgacttaaaggatggaaagaaaacatgcaaaaatggaaggaaagcacaaacgGAGTTTCggagaaactggcagcgacgcggccgcatggacGATGCGACCGCGTGCCAAGAGCAAAGAAGCAGCGACGcagccgcatgactgacgcgaccgcgcatCTTGAGCCAATCGCATACGACGCGGCcacatgactgacgcgaccgtgcgacaaggaaaactccaatcgacgcgaccgcgtgacccacgcggacgcgtgacagaggccacgcaccagaaattgcagaaaacgctcatagcggattctaaagccctttttggcccatatccaagtccagaaggcatagaccagaggttatgaagtgtggGCATGCATCTATTCAGAGGATCTCTGaatttttagtcactttccatgatttaggttagttggagagaggttctctcctctctctttaggattaggatttaggattcaggacttctcttagttttaggagtgactctcaatcccaggttcaaggTTCTTTTACTTTACATTTATTTCGTATTTTCAAATACTTGAATGcttatattagttatgttgcctattaggcttatgccacattcatgatgatttccctatttaatgatatttgaggtatttcagtttaatatttctttcttttgtttatgctattgattattcccaatctgaagatattttattccgatagatttaatttcttttctttttggtcttggttaagaaatcagtaactcaggagttatcttagcttaatataattgataactgttattttgctaattgaactgaacttcaataatcccaaccttttcttaggaaataaataggatttgaaggtctaactaattagtcccttgactttcctttgctttagcaaaggttaactaagtggaattaacattcaactttcattattagtgataagaataactaagtctggacttccaatttctcataccttgccaaaagtttgctttacagttgtttatttattttaattgtcatttaaattacttgtcatacttcttccttaattccaaaacccccaattttacctttttcataaacaataataagaacatacttccctgcaattccttgagaagacgacccaaggtttaaatactcggttatcaattttaaaggggtttgttacttgtgacaaccaaaacgtttgtacgaagggatttctgttggtttagaatctatatctacaacgcgactatttttataaaattctttactagaaaaaatcctaacgtcaatgaccatgggatcatcaTGTCTCGGGGTGATGCCTATTGCGTCCTCTTGGGTAAAGGTGATAGTGGGGAGGTCGGGGATGTTCCCTCTTCCccaacatgatatacttctttaaggtgtcgtttgcgagatgatttagagattcTTCCTCCTGTGAATCTTCCATTTATcatatgaacatgtctctccGGGGTGCAAGGGTGTCGCTCAGTCCGACCGACCACTTcgtctcttcttttttttctaggCTCACCTGCTTTGACCAAGTATCGATCTAGTCGTCCCTCTCTTGccaatttctctatgacattctttaagtcAAAACACTCGTTAGTAGGATGTCTGTAGATTCGGTGGTACTCACAGTATTCTGTCCGATCTCCTcctctttttttacttttgattgGCCGAGAtggtgggatcttctcagtgtggCATAGATCTTGgtaaacatccacaagagatATCCGAAGATGGGTATAATTGCGGTATTTTTTAGACTTCTCTCCGTGTTAgtcttctttcttcttggacTCATTATTCTTGTCTCGAGTTGGTAAGAGAATCCGGgttttgaggtttctcctagtcgagagtttttctccatgttgatgtatttctcTGTTCGTTCCTGTACCTCATTTAAAGATGTGGGATGCTTTTTGGATATggagtggctaaaaggtccttctcgcaggccattgatgagacccatgatggctgcttctgtTGGCAAACTCTGTATATCTAGGCATGTTTTGTTAAATCTTttcatgtagttgcgaagactctcccaatctccttgcttgatccctaataggcttGGGGCGTGTTTGAATTTATCCTTTTGAATGCAGAATCTGGCAAGAAATTTTTTGGCCAGGTTGTCAAAACTTATGATGGATCTAGGAGGCAAACTATCAAACCACTTGATTACAGTCTTTGTTAGGgtagtcgggaaggctttgcatcgaatAGCATCTTAGGCGTCGGTGAGAACTATCGTTGTGGCTTTGCAgtctttggtgaatggatcttgatctctGTGGGAACTATCGTTGTGGCTGGACTGAATggttttagttttgagatcatcCTCGAGTTTTAAGACCTTGTTCTCCAGCTTTCGGCGTCACCTGGTTTCTCTTCAGAGGGCCTTCTTGGCTTCCTGTTGATGCTCGGCTTCTTTCTTGAGCTGTTTGAGTCGATCTTGTTGAGCTTGCAGTGGCTCCATGATTTCTGTGTTCGGCGagttcttatctttatttggcTGAGATGTATCTTTTGGTGTGCTGTCTGTatttttgtgcggcgttctgTTCTCCAGCTCGAAATCATGGTCATTGTCATGGTTGttcgccatggtgatgggatgactttcaggttccccggcaatggtgctaatgttccaagggttacctgaaactgtaggtcgatctcagacgagatctgTGGTGGTGATCGGTGCTGTCGAGTCCGACTTGCTGGACTTGGTGGTGCTGCTAATCCTTCATCatcggagggtggtggtacttgCAAAAAACTCTGATGCTTAAattagcacgtgctttaggtAGGCTttaagtagaatcagagtatgagttatacctgggtgctccagtgtatttatagtagtgtggaATGACCTTTCTGgggataagatagttatcttatcttatctttgagtgaagtcatcttatctttttaggGGAACCGCCCtatctttctaggctttggctgcctttagatttgggctatgttcctttgtttgggcctcctttgggattctctaGTGATTTGTCTgacctctttgagaagaggtcggtggCGACCCAAACTGAAGAGGTCGGTTTAATTGTCTTCAACTAGCCCGgggtcggatagctcgacccGGGGTATGAACACTAAGTgttcatgaatattatatactacatagagaaaaccTAAACTATACCTTAGCCAATTCCCTATATGCACCAAAACCTCAAAATAGCACAAGTTGAGTTTTCCACCACAAGTAAGCCACCAACGTaactccaacaagcaccaacaagatccaaactcacaataatcaaaCTGTATATGCATAAACCATCACAAATCAACCTAAGGTTccatttaaatataaaatcacaagggtttagtgGCTCTTACCATTTCCAACAGATTTGATTGCAAAAATCCAAtgctaagcaaggattagagcaaacctaaacatccaaaatcacaaaaactcattTAACCCAAAGTCCTAATAAACCCGAAATTTTGAAGAGAGAAACTGAGGCTGATTCAAGCTTTTCTTACCAGTTTCttatatgggttttgtagagctcttcacaaggAACGCGTAGCCGCTGACGGCACGCAAATCGAAGCACTGTAGCTCGAGATATCGCAAAGAGAAGAGATGGGTGAATAGTATtttgttcttcctcttctcccctttctatTTCAGCATGGGTGCATTATgtttatgtgtgtgtgtgtgtgctaGAAATGGGTTCATTAATGAGCcttttatatgttgggcttgggcccaacttgggcccggtccaacATGTTAGCATTTTTAACCTATTTTGCCCAACTTTcaggccaaacctttaaaattaacgtccagttttctatttctaatgtttttctaagtttttttaCTATTTCCACTTTTTCTCGTGTGGTACCGGAcagacttgaaccggttcaactACCGGTTCACGGTTTTTAacagaaaacacatttttttgACTCGGAAGGACCTACTGagttcaaaaatcacatttaaatCCCCAAATTCTCATTATAACTTTTCGAAATCTAATATGggcatttaaattattttattcatgaAATTTCCACGAAGCATCCTACTTTCAGCATTACCAATCCAACAAGTTGCCAACGCACCTTGTTCTCCAATTCCCAAGTATGCTCTCCAACTTCTGCTCTTCTCCAAGCACCTTTAACCGATGAAACTCCCTTTCCTCGCAGCTTCTTCACACGGGTGTCGTCGATTCTTACTGGTGTCACTTAGAATGTCAAGTCCTCTCTCAAGTCGACTGACTCAGGCTCTAACACATGAGCTGCATCCGATGTGTACTTAAAGAGTTGTGACACTTGGAATACGTCATGCAAGTTAGACAGAGGGGGTGGAAAAGCAACTTGATACGCCACCGGCCCGAATCGCCTTAGAATCTCGAATGGTCCTATACACCTTGGATTCAACTTTTTGGTCTTAATCGCTCTTCCAATCCCAATTGTCAGTGTAACCCTCAGAAATACATGCTCTTAACATATCTTCCAATGTCTGAATAGTCCGTTCCGACTGTCCATCCGTTTGTGGATGATATGCATTACTAAGACATAGCTTCGTACCGAAAGCTCTTTGGAAAGCTCCCAAAAACCTTGATGTGAATCGGGGATCACGGTCCGATATTATACTCGATGGCACACCATGCaaccttacactctcctttatATATAACCTCGCCAACCTTGCCAACTCCTCCATAGAATAGTTCACTCGGATAGACAGAAACGAGTGGATTTGGTTAAGCGAACCATGATCACCCAAACCGCATTAAATCCCAACCTAGTCCTCGGTAACCCGGTCACAAAAATCTATCGTGATTCCTTCCCACTTCCACTGAGGAATCTCAAGAGGCTGTATCATTCCTAACAGCTTCTGATGTTCTATCTTCGCCTTCTGACATGTTAAACACTTGTATACCACTACAGCTACATCACCTTTCATCTCAGGTCACCAGAACATCTTCTTTAAGTCATACTACATCTTCGCACATCCAGGATGAATAGGAAATCCACTCTGGTGAGTTGCCGACAACAAGTCTTGTCTCAACCTCCCGACATCCGTTATGCGAATCCTCCCCTTATATCTCCACAATCCTTCACCATCCTTAGTGAAATCCTCACGCCTCTTCTCACCAACTAGTTGAAACAATTTCTGAAGCTTCCGCTCATCTTGCTGGGCCCCTTTGAATCTCCGTCTTAAACATACTTGAAATTTGCAACTGGGTCAAACAATTTCTTTCGGCAACCTCACCAATGTCCAGCTTAAGATCCACAACTTATCCACTAGCTCCTCTTCCTTGATTCTTATCCAAGCAATTGTTAAAAATCCCCGACTCAAAGCGTCTGCGACCACCTTCGCCTTTCTAGGGTCATAACTCATTTCACAATCGTAGTCCTTAAGCAACTCCATCCATCTTCTCTAAtgcatattaagctctttctgatcaaagacgTACTTGAGAATTTTATGATAAGAAAAGACGCTAAACCTTACTCCATACAGGTGGTGTCTCCATATCTTCAATGCAAACACAATCGCCGCTAATTCCAAGTCATGAGTTGAGTAATCCACCTCATGCGGTCTCAGCTAATGTAATGCGTAAGCTACCACATTCTGGTGTTGCATCATCACGCAGCCTAAACCCTTCAGAGAAGCATCACAGTATACTTCGAACGGTTGATGTGGTTCCAGCAAGATTAAAACAGGTGCTGGAGTTAACTTCTACTTCAGAGTCTGAAAACTTTCTTCACATTTTGACGTCCACACAAATGGCACCTCCTTTCTTGTCAACTTAGTCATCGGTAGTGCAATCTAGGAAAATCATTCAATTAATCTCCCGTAATATCCGGCTAAACCCAAGAAGCTTCTGACTTCTGTTACCATTGTTGGTCTTTTCCATTCAATCACCGTTTCCACCTTAGAAGAATCTACGGTTAttcctcctttgctcaccacgTGACCTAAGAACTTCACTTCCTCCTTCCAGAACTCACATGTCAACAACTTAGTGTACAACTTCCACTGTGTCACTCTGATCATCGTCATTAAgaatccaaaattttttcttatacCAAATACAGATTTTGTAATATTTgtcaaaacctttaaaacaACTTCAATCTAAATGAGTCCATTGTTAAAACCTTATCAAAAGAGTAAAAAACTGTTTATTTGTAAATCAAACATTTTAAAGCATGATTTGCCCAAATTCATCGAAACCTTTAAATCAAAACCTTTCCATTTGAATCCCTtttgtcaaattaaaatttacaagcTAAAATCACAAGTAAACAAAATCTTAAGACTCACTTTTCCATTTTAAATTGTATCATTTGATCAAAATTTCCAATATtagttcaaaaccaaatcattcaAAATAGTTCATTCCAGACCAGATCACTATTGAGTTTTCTGATAGGAGTCAAAATAGTTTACTCGAAAGTTGCCTACTTCAAATCAtgattttcttaaattaaaacttttcaaaTTGAATTCCTTTCGATAAGAGAGATTGGAAACCATTTTTACAATTGAATAAAATCAGAGAACTCACTGTTCGTTTAAACCATATCTCTTAAATCAAGAGTTCTGAATAACTTTCAAAACTGAATCATTTAAGCCAAAGTTCCAAACCAAATTGGAAATCATACCGCCAAGGTGCCAGTCTGTACTCTTGTTGCCACTAGTGCTGAATCCCACCTATCATCCATGCAGGGAACCGTCAAGACTTCTATTCATACTTGTTAACCATTCTGGCACGTCCACTCTGATCATTCATCATCCCAAGTCCAAAATCCTCGGCTACTGCCACTAGAACCCTTCTTTCCCATGGTTTACTCCCAATAAAACCCCAAGTTCTCGTAACCCTAACGATGATTTTGCAAAAGATAGAACCAAACTATCCTCAAGTCCAAGCAATATAATAATCAAGACATACGCTTACCTCTCGTCAGAGGATCTGACCCTGTCGCATCATGTGCATCCACGGTACACACACGGCCTGACTGTTGATTCTGAGCCTTGTCTCGGTTCCTCCTGCAGCGACAATCTCTAACCAAATGTCCTGGTGTGCCACACTTGTAACATAGCTTCTTACCCAACTGGCATGGCTTATTCAGATGGCAGTTTCCACACTCCTGACATTTTATAGTAGGGGAGTAAGCTCTTGACTGCTTTTCTTCACCATATCTCTTGAAGTTTTGTCCCCTTGGTCCAAGGTAATCGTTGCGTTCCCTACTAGCATTCCCTCCATGAGTGTTCCTTGATAAGGCTACCGTCCTTGCATATTCTTCAACAACCCGTACATTGTCCACCAATTCAGAGAATCTCCTCATCTCCAATGGAGCCACAGCACGTTTGATATCTTCCCTCAGCACTACTTTATATTTGACACATTTCCATCCTTCATAGGACCCAGAAGTACCCTGACTTATCCTcgagaacctacagagttttttGAACTTGTTGGTGTATTCTACTATAGTCATAGACCCTTACTTCAGCTGTAAGAGCTCCAATTCTCTGGCCTCCCTTAATGACTCATGAAAGTACTTCTTGTAGAAAGCTTCCTCGAAGAACGTTGAGGTAATGTTCACGTTCTGTTGGTGTAGTAGTCGGCGCTCTCCTTGCCACCATTGCTGGGCTTCTCCCACTAGTTGAAAAGTTGCATATTCCACGAACTTGTCATATAGTACATGTTGAGTTAGCAATGCACGCTCCACAGCTTGGAACCAGTTGTCTGCTTCAGTATAGTTTGTCGAACCATTGAAAACCAGCGAGCCAGCTTTCTGAAAAGCAGCTAGAGTTCTCGGAACACCTCTCAAGCTGTCCTCAGCACCTTCTCCATTGTTGTTTTCGCTTCTGGCCGGTTGGGTTAACCTCTGCACAACCTGCAGAATCGCAGCAGCATTCGCTTCCATGGTGTTCGCCAGGTTCACCATCGCCGCCATGAATTCGGCATGGTTATCAGCCGGTTGCTCATTCATACTCTCTCATTAATGTGCTCGACCTCGTCCGCGAGTGGCCATTGGGTTTCCTGtctacaccaaacaatcgatatcgaGGTGATCAGTCCCAATATCAAAAGTCTAGTGTTTCAATTATCCCAAACAAGCACTCAAAAACAAGCATGCTATGAAATATCAAGTAGATAAACAAGCACGCTATACATATATCAAGCAGATAACCTAAATAGCACGAAAGAAAAAGACACAGAGTATGCATCGAAGCACAatcggtccatccctcaggctcacgaggacgaactgctcttataccactaaatgtaacaccctaatcaGCCTAAGCTTTACCTCACGTCAAAAAGCAAATATTAATCAAGGATTACGATTGACGTcgagatttttgctagtaaagaattttataaagacAGTCgtgttgtagatatagtttctaaaccaacaaaaatcctttcgtgcaaatgttttggttgtcataagtaacaaacccctttgaaattgataaccgagtattcaaacctcgggtcgtcttctcaaggaattgcagggaggtgtgttcttattattggctatgaaaaaggtaaaatcgGGGTTTTGAGGATGAAGAataaatatggcaaataatttaaatgacaattaaaatgaataaatacttaaataatttaaatgacaattaaaataaataaatactgtaaagcaaacctttggcaaggtatgagaaattggaagtccatactttgttattcttagcaataataatgaaagttgaatcttaattccacttagtcaacctttgctaaagcaaaggaaagtcaagggactaattagttgaccttcgaatcctatttatttcctaagaaaaggttgggattattgaagttcagtttaattcgcaaagataacagttatcaattatgttgagctaagataactcctgagttactgatttcttaaccaagaccaaaaggaaagaaaattatatctactggaataaaatgtcttcagattgggaataataaaaaaaaacaatcataaactgaattacctcaaatatcattaaataaaaatgtcaattctaacatggacaatatcaacagccaattgggcaacatcaatcaaacacaataaaagcttcagagtaaacaaaaatagaagagaaattaaatagtaaaaggaatattgaacctgggatcgagagttactcctaaaactaagagaagtcctaaatcctaaatcctaaaaagagagagagagaggagagaacctctctcaaaactaaacttaaatcatggaaagtgactaaaaattCGGATACTCCTCAATGGAAGCATTCCTctacttcataacctctggtctctgacttctggacttggatttgggccaaaaagggcttcaaaaCCCGCTATGggcgttttctgcaatttctggtgcgtggcctctgt
This sequence is a window from Arachis duranensis cultivar V14167 chromosome 2, aradu.V14167.gnm2.J7QH, whole genome shotgun sequence. Protein-coding genes within it:
- the LOC107474125 gene encoding uncharacterized protein LOC107474125 gives rise to the protein MAAMVNLANTMEANAAAILQVVQRLTQPARSENNNGEGAEDSLRGVPRTLAAFQKAGSLVFNGSTNYTEADNWFQAVERALLTQHVLYDKFVEYATFQLVGEAQQWWQGERRLLHQQNVNITSTFFEEAFYKKYFHESLREARELELLQLK